The uncultured Cohaesibacter sp. genome window below encodes:
- the hypE gene encoding hydrogenase expression/formation protein HypE — translation MNALNKLLEGRISLAHGGGGKAMHDLIDQIFAARFKPDSREDQARLSHPALAEPGAQLAFTTDSFVVSPLEFPGGDIGRIAVCGTVNDLAVGGARPLWLSAGFILEEGFEVATLVRIVDSMVRTAEEAGVRIVTGDTKVVDKGKGDGVFINTAGVGVIPPGRTLLASSVRAGDVAIVNHRLGDHGAAILAARGDLALSATIESDCQPLNELMDAVLAAAPGVRAARDATRGGLASCLNEIAQEAGVGIEIEEQLLPIHPEVRGVSEILGLDPLYLANEGTLVLFVSEEEADAALAAMKATPAGQGAAIIGRAVSGHPKRVVMQTLFGGGRIVDMLVGEQLPRIC, via the coding sequence ATGAATGCTCTGAACAAGCTTCTTGAGGGACGGATATCGCTCGCTCATGGCGGCGGCGGCAAGGCCATGCACGATCTGATCGACCAGATTTTCGCCGCCCGCTTCAAACCGGACAGCCGGGAAGATCAGGCCCGCCTGTCCCACCCGGCGCTGGCCGAACCGGGCGCGCAACTTGCCTTCACCACTGACAGTTTCGTCGTCTCGCCGCTGGAATTCCCCGGCGGTGATATTGGCAGGATCGCGGTCTGCGGTACGGTCAATGATCTGGCCGTTGGCGGTGCCCGACCGCTCTGGCTTTCGGCCGGCTTCATCCTTGAAGAAGGCTTTGAGGTGGCCACCCTCGTGCGCATAGTCGACAGTATGGTCCGCACCGCAGAGGAGGCCGGGGTGCGGATCGTGACTGGCGACACCAAGGTGGTGGACAAGGGCAAGGGGGATGGCGTGTTCATCAACACCGCCGGGGTAGGGGTCATCCCGCCGGGCCGTACCCTGCTGGCCTCTTCGGTCAGAGCGGGGGACGTGGCGATCGTCAACCATCGGCTCGGCGACCATGGGGCGGCCATTCTGGCGGCGCGGGGCGATCTGGCCTTGTCGGCCACAATTGAAAGCGACTGTCAGCCGCTCAACGAACTGATGGATGCCGTGCTCGCGGCTGCGCCAGGCGTGCGGGCGGCGCGAGACGCAACAAGGGGCGGGCTGGCGTCCTGCCTGAATGAGATCGCGCAGGAGGCGGGCGTCGGGATCGAGATCGAGGAACAGTTGCTGCCCATCCACCCCGAGGTGCGGGGCGTCTCCGAAATCCTTGGCCTTGATCCGCTTTATCTGGCCAACGAGGGCACTCTGGTACTGTTCGTGTCCGAAGAGGAAGCGGACGCGGCGCTTGCGGCTATGAAGGCCACTCCAGCCGGGCAAGGGGCCGCGATCATAGGACGTGCCGTCAGTGGACACCCGAAACGGGTGGTCATGCAAACGCTGTTTGGCGGCGGAAGGATTGTCGATATGCTGGTCGGTGAGCAATTGCCCCGCATCTGCTGA
- a CDS encoding cation diffusion facilitator family transporter translates to MTDKATAKQKKSLLSARQLAVGSVLVAVVVLALKYAAYAMTNSVGLYSDALETLINLAAAFAVLVALRLGEKPADHNHQFGHHKAEYLSAVAEGVLVVLAAITIFMEALDVFRAPRDLSVPIIGLALNGLAGIINAVWAYALVRIGRQLRSPALVADGRHLFTDVITSIGVLAGVGLAKLTGLNWLDPLLAMFVGVSILWTGWQLIRGSLSGLMDEAIDQEELQQLRQTIMDNADGAIEAHDIRTRHAGRVIFVEFHLVVPSKMTVYSAHAICDRIENALKKEMPHAVVTIHVEPEYMANESVFDDILPI, encoded by the coding sequence ATGACAGACAAGGCCACAGCAAAGCAAAAGAAGAGTCTTTTGTCAGCCCGACAGCTTGCCGTCGGTTCCGTGCTCGTCGCCGTCGTCGTGCTGGCACTGAAATATGCCGCCTATGCGATGACAAACTCCGTCGGCCTCTATTCGGACGCACTGGAAACGCTAATCAATCTGGCGGCAGCCTTTGCCGTGCTCGTGGCGTTGAGGCTGGGTGAAAAGCCGGCGGACCATAACCACCAGTTCGGGCATCACAAGGCGGAGTATCTCTCTGCAGTTGCCGAAGGCGTTCTGGTCGTGTTGGCGGCAATTACCATTTTCATGGAAGCGCTGGATGTGTTCCGGGCGCCCCGCGATCTATCCGTTCCGATCATCGGTCTGGCACTCAACGGTTTAGCAGGGATCATCAATGCAGTGTGGGCCTATGCGCTGGTTCGCATCGGACGCCAGCTGCGGTCCCCTGCCCTTGTGGCAGACGGGCGCCATCTATTTACCGACGTCATCACCTCGATCGGCGTTCTGGCAGGCGTCGGTCTGGCCAAGCTCACCGGGCTCAACTGGCTAGACCCGCTGCTGGCGATGTTCGTTGGGGTATCGATCCTCTGGACAGGCTGGCAGCTGATCCGCGGGTCTCTCAGTGGCCTGATGGACGAAGCCATCGATCAGGAGGAGTTGCAGCAACTGCGCCAGACGATCATGGACAATGCCGATGGTGCCATCGAGGCACACGACATCCGGACGCGCCATGCCGGACGGGTGATTTTCGTCGAGTTCCATCTGGTGGTGCCGAGCAAGATGACGGTCTATTCGGCCCACGCCATCTGCGACCGGATCGAAAATGCTCTCAAGAAGGAAATGCCGCACGCCGTCGTCACGATCCATGTCGAGCCCGAATATATGGCCAACGAATCCGTTTTCGACGACATCCTGCCGATTTGA